One Panicum virgatum strain AP13 chromosome 3N, P.virgatum_v5, whole genome shotgun sequence DNA segment encodes these proteins:
- the LOC120664712 gene encoding gallate 1-beta-glucosyltransferase-like, giving the protein MSRGQSQGTGMPSSQQPHILLVSFPLQGHVNPLLRLGARLAARGLLVTFTTFRHAGLRALPDDDDGGACVAGRLRFEYLRRSPEDDDDPGRYQDPSDMLRHVAGAGPAALAGLIRRQAGAGRPVACVVNNPFVPWALDVAGGMGIPCAMLWIQSCAVLSLYRHFYSSPEAFPSEADPDALVAVPGLPTVAADELPLMVRPEYARNLWGDMLRAQLGGIGKTVSWVLVNTFHGLERSAIEALRPHTPVAPVGPLLEHDHHYGGGDDDPAAADDDDGCVAWLDAQPPLSVVYVAFGSLVNIGRGEMLAVAEGLAGTGRPFLWVVRDDSRGLLPEDALAACSGRGKIVAWCPQGRVLGHGAVGCFVTHCGWNSVAEALAAGVPMVGYPWWSDQFTNAKLLVEEYKVGVRLPAPVTRDALRACVDEVMSGPQAAAFRIRATAWKEEATASVADGGSSDRNLHDFVEDIQRSHGKRSEG; this is encoded by the coding sequence ATGAGCCGGGGGCAGAGCCAAGGGACCGGCATGCCGTCGTCGCAGCAGCCCCACATCCTCCTCGTGTCCTTCCCTCTCCAGGGCCACGTCAACCCGCTCCTCCGCCTCGGCGCCCGCCTCGCTGCCAGGGGCCTCCTCGTCACCTTCACCACGTTCCGCCACGCCGGCCTCCGCGCCCttcccgacgacgacgacggcggcgcgtgcGTCGCCGGGCGGCTCCGGTTCGAGTACCTGCGGCGATCgccggaggacgacgacgacccgggcCGCTACCAGGACCCCAGCGACATGCTGCGCCACGTCGCGGGCGCGGGGCCCGCGGCGCTGGCCGGCCTCATCCGGCGCCAGGCCGGCGCGGGGCGGCCCGTGGCGTGCGTCGTGAACAACCCCTTCGTGCCGTGGGCGCTCGACGTGGCCGGGGGCATGGGCATCCCGTGCGCGATGCTGTGGATCCAGTCCTGCGCCGTGCTCTCGCTGTACCGCCACTTCTACAGCTCCCCCGAGGCCTTCCCCTCCGAGGCCGACCCCGACGCGCTGGTCGCGGTGCCGGGCCTGCCAACGGTGGCCGCCGACGAGCTGCCGCTCATGGTTCGCCCCGAGTACGCGCGGAACCTGTGGGGCGACATGCTCAGGGCGCAGCTCGGGGGGATCGGGAAGACGGTGTCCTGGGTGCTGGTCAACACCTTCCACGGGCTCGAGCGGTCGGCCATCGAGGCGCTTCGCCCCCACACGCCGGTGGCGCCCGTCGGCCCGCTCCTGGAGCACGACCACcactacggcggcggcgacgacgatccTGCGGCGGCAGATGACGACGACGGCTGCGTGGCGTGGCTGGACGCGCAGCCGCCACTCTCCGTGGTGTACGTGGCGTTCGGCAGCCTCGTGAACATCGGGCGCGGCGAGATGCTGGCCGTGGCGGAGGGCCTGGCCGGCACCGGCAGGCCCTTCCTGTGGGTGGTGCGCGACGACAGCCGCGGGCTCCTCCCGGAGGACGCGCTCGCGGCCTGCAGCGGCAGGGGCAAGATCGTGGCGTGGTGCCCGCAGGGGCGCGTGCTCGGCCACGGCGCCGTCGGGTGCTTCGTCAcgcactgcgggtggaactcggTCGCCgaggcgctcgccgccggcgtgcccaTGGTCGGGTACCCTTGGTGGTCCGACCAGTTCACCAACGCCAAGCTGCTGGTGGAGGAGTACAAGGTCGGCGTCCGGCTGCCCGCGCCGGTGACGCGGGACGCCCTCCGTGCGTGCGTCGACGAGGTGATGAGCGGGCCacaggcggcggcgttccggatTAGAGCGACGGCGTGGAAGGAGGAAGCGACAGCGTCTGTTGCCGATGGCGGGTCCTCAGACCGGAACCTCCATGATTTTGTTGAAGATATACAGCGGTCTCATGGAAAAAGATCTGAAGGCTAA